One region of Streptomyces sp. NBC_00442 genomic DNA includes:
- a CDS encoding protein kinase has product MDDYAGRVLADRYRLPLPLDDTYDLVETRAFDTYSGQQVLVRQIPLPEIVDAEVLEGDDAYGTPDAYMRGGDDAGYGDGSGYGEAPGYGRTTRRPAEPAVRRAVEAAQAAAQIPDHPRLDQVFDVFAQDGSLWIVSELIAARPLSALLADRPLNPFRAAEVASDVLTALRVLHAHGWTHRNITARTVLICDDGRVVLTGLAVGAAQEALCGYAPVPLSSDDDGFGGAPRPTTAYELDEAPPHGTSAPDPATGTATGPPSEAHPAPSGAPAAPPGAAGRAGVIAAYRAGARAAARAATDASLPEQRPDAEQRPDPEHEQAALPGQAAPPGRAERGEAEEGGAGTDQGMYDPVRGVRVPSGGASPYADDQGPDSGRTRRQYDPVTGRWVPRSAGRPTEEAPRPEALAPRPDAPVPHPEAPRPHNGADAPTGPARSARPARPEGYEPSRAQAPAPRTPALPPGFRADAFRADSQRLPHPAPSAPVPAPSQERTPEARRHPASERHPAPERHPAPEGRTAPYRGPANRLAAERARHTRMAVVGAVTERWAPEQAGPIHENWRLAPPIGPATDLWALGALLFRAVQGHAPYPEESAAELVQMVCGEPPAFAEECGPLRPVVESLLRQDPTERPEFEELRGWLRSLVRSAPEPEAGIRVAPVIVPDDKKLPIVRRRGELVRRRRKPAAPPAEHGRHRHRQAAAPSGRPRSLGRLLLVLVLLLLAGAIAYAVLFMPRSDSAQDTGGARPTGSGGQQSPGSSADSPRAPTPSGTPPSQQTQTTGPGGTSSAPAAGYVVRKDPEGFQVGVDRSWQRQPMNDAGQVRYVGGDFTLIVVPGRDTVQADGSDPLAYQADKERELQPFRDSSWSTSTGLRRIDVGQQTMAEGQFTWRDSSGRQVYVRNLALIVNGRYHVVQVIGPESQRDKVTEIFGQATGAYRAAR; this is encoded by the coding sequence GTGGACGATTACGCGGGTCGGGTGCTTGCCGACCGCTATCGGCTGCCGTTGCCTCTTGACGACACCTACGATCTCGTCGAGACACGCGCCTTCGACACCTACAGCGGGCAGCAAGTACTGGTCCGTCAGATCCCGTTGCCCGAGATCGTCGACGCGGAAGTGCTCGAAGGCGACGACGCGTACGGGACCCCCGACGCCTACATGCGCGGCGGCGACGACGCCGGGTACGGCGACGGGAGCGGATACGGCGAGGCTCCCGGGTATGGGCGCACCACCCGCAGGCCCGCCGAGCCGGCCGTGCGGCGCGCCGTCGAGGCGGCCCAGGCGGCCGCGCAGATCCCCGATCATCCGCGCCTCGACCAGGTCTTCGACGTGTTCGCGCAGGACGGTTCGCTGTGGATCGTCAGCGAACTGATCGCCGCGCGCCCGCTGTCCGCGCTCCTCGCCGACCGTCCGCTCAACCCCTTTCGTGCCGCGGAGGTCGCCTCCGACGTGCTGACCGCGTTGCGGGTGCTGCACGCGCACGGCTGGACGCATCGCAACATCACGGCCCGCACCGTCCTGATATGCGACGACGGGCGGGTCGTCCTGACCGGGCTCGCGGTGGGCGCCGCACAGGAGGCGCTGTGTGGATACGCCCCCGTGCCGCTCTCCTCGGACGACGACGGATTCGGCGGCGCGCCGCGGCCCACGACCGCGTACGAGCTCGACGAAGCGCCCCCGCACGGCACTTCGGCACCGGACCCCGCTACGGGGACCGCCACCGGCCCCCCGTCCGAAGCGCACCCCGCGCCGTCGGGAGCCCCCGCAGCGCCGCCCGGTGCCGCCGGGCGGGCCGGGGTGATCGCGGCGTACCGCGCGGGTGCCAGGGCGGCCGCGCGCGCCGCGACGGACGCTTCCCTGCCGGAGCAGCGGCCGGACGCGGAGCAGCGGCCGGACCCGGAGCACGAGCAGGCCGCTCTGCCCGGCCAGGCCGCTCCGCCCGGCCGGGCGGAGCGGGGCGAAGCCGAGGAGGGCGGGGCCGGCACCGATCAGGGCATGTACGACCCCGTGCGCGGGGTGCGGGTGCCGAGCGGAGGCGCCAGCCCCTACGCCGATGACCAGGGCCCCGACTCCGGCCGCACCCGCCGCCAGTACGACCCCGTGACGGGTCGCTGGGTGCCGCGCTCCGCCGGGCGCCCGACCGAGGAGGCCCCGCGCCCCGAGGCACTGGCCCCGCGCCCCGACGCACCGGTCCCGCACCCCGAAGCGCCGCGCCCGCACAACGGCGCCGACGCGCCCACCGGACCCGCCCGGTCCGCCCGGCCCGCTCGCCCCGAAGGCTACGAACCGTCCCGCGCCCAGGCCCCCGCGCCCAGGACGCCCGCGCTGCCGCCGGGGTTCCGCGCCGATGCCTTCCGCGCCGATTCCCAGCGCCTGCCGCACCCGGCTCCTTCCGCACCCGTGCCTGCCCCCTCCCAGGAACGGACCCCCGAGGCTCGGCGGCACCCCGCCTCGGAACGGCACCCCGCCCCCGAACGGCACCCCGCCCCCGAGGGCCGCACCGCGCCCTATCGCGGTCCCGCCAACCGGCTCGCCGCCGAGCGGGCCCGGCACACCCGCATGGCCGTCGTCGGGGCGGTCACCGAGCGGTGGGCGCCCGAGCAGGCCGGACCCATACACGAGAACTGGCGCCTCGCCCCGCCGATCGGCCCGGCCACCGATCTGTGGGCCCTGGGCGCCCTGCTGTTCCGCGCGGTCCAGGGACACGCCCCGTACCCGGAGGAGAGCGCGGCCGAGCTCGTACAGATGGTGTGCGGAGAGCCGCCCGCGTTCGCCGAGGAGTGCGGGCCGCTGCGGCCCGTCGTGGAATCGCTGCTGCGCCAGGACCCCACCGAGCGGCCCGAGTTCGAGGAGCTGCGCGGCTGGCTGCGCTCGCTGGTGCGCTCCGCACCCGAACCCGAGGCCGGCATCCGTGTTGCCCCGGTGATCGTCCCCGACGACAAGAAGCTCCCCATCGTGCGCCGCAGGGGCGAACTGGTGCGGCGCAGAAGGAAACCCGCCGCGCCCCCCGCCGAGCACGGCCGGCACCGGCACCGCCAGGCCGCGGCGCCGAGCGGAAGGCCGAGGTCGCTCGGCCGGCTGCTGCTGGTCCTCGTCCTGCTGCTGCTGGCCGGCGCGATCGCGTACGCCGTGCTGTTCATGCCCCGCTCCGACTCGGCGCAGGACACGGGCGGCGCCCGGCCGACCGGATCCGGCGGGCAGCAGAGCCCCGGCTCGTCGGCGGACAGCCCCCGTGCGCCGACGCCCAGCGGCACGCCGCCGTCCCAGCAGACGCAGACCACCGGCCCCGGCGGGACGAGTTCCGCGCCGGCCGCCGGCTACGTCGTACGCAAGGACCCCGAGGGGTTCCAGGTCGGCGTCGACAGGAGCTGGCAGCGGCAGCCCATGAACGATGCCGGGCAAGTCCGGTATGTCGGGGGCGACTTCACGCTGATCGTCGTTCCGGGCCGGGACACCGTGCAGGCCGACGGCTCCGATCCGCTGGCCTACCAGGCGGACAAGGAGCGCGAACTCCAGCCGTTCCGGGACTCCAGTTGGTCCACGTCGACGGGACTGCGGCGCATCGACGTGGGGCAGCAGACCATGGCCGAGGGGCAGTTCACCTGGCGGGACAGCAGCGGACGGCAGGTGTACGTCCGCAAT
- a CDS encoding serine/threonine-protein kinase, with protein sequence MGLGKGGSSGAGVAAVAAGAGAGAESDAGGGEGRLLAGRYRLGGVLGRGGMGTVWRAVDETLGRTVAVKELRFPSSIDDDEKRRLITRTLREAKAIARIRNTAAVTVYDVVDEDDRPWIVMELVEGKSLAEAVREDGTLTPRRAAEVGLAILDVLRSAHREGILHRDVKPSNVLIAEDGRVVLTDFGIAQVEGDPSITSTGMLVGAPSYISPERARGHKPGPAADLWSLGGLLYASVEGVPPYDKGSAIATLTAVMTEPVDPPKNAGPLLEQVIYGLLAKDPAQRLDNAAARKLLTEVLNAPERPEPAPEPVSSEATRVVPLPPLPREPKTDAAAERMRGALKSVRNAAAEAKASAKEKAQGAREARDVRSKGVPAPRSRTGSPSGPVPPPRASLTDVVPRRTLIIIAVVAALAILGTVLAVTLSGGDDTSGKPKGDKAASSGPAAGGSPASSKKGGGGRTSSGGSTPSGQGSTSGQGSTAGQGSSAGQGDGKGTGDDTNTGDGSGTGDGGKGGGDGSVATTPYKSDQGFSIGLPAGWSYKSTDDAGARFTGPDGQRLLIGWTDTPKSNPVADWMNQESSMTRSGYKRVKIAAVSYRGWPAADWEFTYDDSGTKYHSVDRGFVVSTSRGYGIMFSAKDEDWSKPQTQQTLAALFATFQPA encoded by the coding sequence GTGGGGCTTGGCAAGGGAGGCTCATCCGGCGCGGGGGTCGCGGCAGTTGCTGCCGGGGCCGGGGCCGGGGCCGAGAGCGATGCGGGTGGTGGGGAAGGCCGGCTGCTCGCCGGCCGGTACCGGCTCGGTGGCGTTCTGGGCCGGGGCGGTATGGGCACCGTCTGGCGCGCCGTCGACGAGACGCTCGGGCGGACCGTCGCCGTCAAGGAACTCCGCTTCCCCTCCAGCATCGACGACGACGAGAAGCGGCGCCTCATCACGCGCACCCTGCGTGAGGCCAAGGCGATCGCCCGGATCCGCAACACCGCCGCCGTGACGGTCTACGACGTGGTGGACGAGGACGACCGGCCCTGGATCGTCATGGAACTCGTCGAGGGCAAGTCTCTGGCCGAAGCGGTCCGCGAGGACGGCACCCTGACGCCCCGCCGAGCCGCCGAGGTGGGCCTCGCGATCCTCGACGTCCTGCGTTCCGCGCACCGCGAGGGCATCCTGCACCGTGACGTGAAGCCGTCCAACGTGCTGATCGCCGAGGACGGCCGGGTCGTCCTGACCGACTTCGGCATCGCCCAGGTGGAGGGCGACCCCTCCATCACCTCCACCGGCATGCTCGTCGGCGCGCCCTCGTACATCTCGCCGGAGCGGGCCCGCGGGCACAAGCCGGGTCCTGCCGCCGACCTCTGGTCCCTCGGCGGATTGCTGTACGCGAGCGTGGAAGGCGTACCGCCGTACGACAAGGGCTCGGCGATCGCGACGCTCACCGCTGTGATGACCGAGCCGGTCGATCCGCCCAAGAACGCCGGGCCGCTGCTTGAGCAGGTCATCTACGGGCTGCTCGCCAAGGACCCCGCGCAGCGGCTGGACAACGCGGCCGCGCGCAAACTGCTCACCGAGGTGCTCAACGCGCCCGAGCGCCCGGAGCCCGCGCCCGAGCCGGTGTCGTCCGAGGCGACCCGGGTGGTTCCGCTGCCCCCGCTGCCCCGTGAGCCGAAGACCGACGCGGCCGCCGAGCGGATGCGCGGCGCGCTGAAGTCCGTACGGAACGCGGCCGCCGAGGCCAAGGCGTCGGCCAAGGAGAAGGCACAAGGCGCCCGCGAGGCGCGGGACGTCCGCTCCAAGGGGGTGCCCGCGCCGCGGTCGAGGACCGGTTCGCCCTCCGGCCCGGTCCCGCCGCCGCGCGCTTCGCTCACCGATGTCGTGCCGCGCCGCACCCTGATCATCATCGCGGTGGTCGCCGCGCTCGCCATACTCGGCACGGTGCTCGCCGTCACGCTCAGCGGTGGGGACGACACGTCGGGCAAGCCCAAGGGGGACAAGGCCGCCTCCAGCGGGCCCGCGGCCGGGGGATCTCCCGCGAGCAGCAAGAAGGGCGGCGGAGGTCGGACGTCGTCCGGCGGGAGCACCCCGTCGGGGCAGGGTTCGACGAGCGGCCAGGGCTCCACGGCCGGCCAGGGCTCGTCGGCCGGGCAGGGCGACGGCAAGGGCACCGGCGACGACACGAACACGGGGGACGGCTCGGGCACCGGTGACGGCGGCAAGGGCGGTGGCGACGGTTCCGTGGCCACCACGCCCTACAAGTCGGATCAGGGCTTCTCCATAGGGCTGCCCGCGGGCTGGTCGTACAAGTCGACCGACGACGCGGGCGCCCGCTTCACCGGCCCCGACGGGCAGCGCCTGTTGATCGGCTGGACCGACACCCCCAAGTCGAACCCGGTGGCCGACTGGATGAACCAGGAGTCGTCCATGACGAGGTCGGGCTACAAGCGGGTGAAGATAGCCGCGGTGAGCTACCGCGGCTGGCCCGCGGCCGACTGGGAGTTCACCTACGACGACAGCGGCACCAAGTACCACTCCGTGGACCGCGGCTTCGTGGTCAGCACGAGCCGGGGCTACGGCATCATGTTCTCGGCCAAGGACGAGGACTGGTCGAAGCCGCAGACGCAGCAGACGCTGGCCGCGCTCTTCGCCACCTTCCAGCCCGCCTGA
- a CDS encoding glycerol-3-phosphate dehydrogenase/oxidase yields MRTATLGPEQRAQALAAMAEGELDVLVVGAGVVGAGTALDAATRGLATGLVEARDWASGTSSRSSKLIHGGLRYLEMLDFALVREALKERGLLLERLAPHLVKPVPFLYPLQHKGWERLYAGSGVALYDAMSLSSGHGRGLPTHRHLSRRHALRVAPALKKDALVGALQYYDAQMDDARYVTTLVRTASSYGAQVANRARVVGFLREGERVVGARVQDGEAGGEYEIRAKQVVNATGVWTDDTQALIGERGQFHVRASKGIHLVVPKDRIHSNTGLILRTEKSVLFVIPWGRHWIVGTTDTDWDLDKAHPAASSADIDYLLEHVNSVLAVPLTRDDVQGVYAGLRPLLAGESDATSKLSREHTVAHPVPGLVVVAGGKYTTYRVMAKDAVDEAVHALDQRVAACVTEDVPLLGAEGYKALWNARARIAARTGLHVVRVEHLLNRYGSMAEDLLELITADPALGEPLAAADDYLRAEIVYAASHEGARHLDDVLTRRTRISIETFDRGTRSARECAELMAPVLGWDTKQIEKEVEHYEKRVEAERESQRQPDDLTADAARLGAPDIAPV; encoded by the coding sequence GTGAGGACAGCGACACTGGGACCCGAGCAGCGCGCACAGGCGCTCGCCGCCATGGCGGAAGGCGAGCTCGACGTGCTGGTCGTGGGCGCGGGGGTGGTCGGCGCGGGCACGGCACTCGACGCGGCGACCCGCGGCCTCGCCACCGGCCTCGTCGAGGCGCGGGACTGGGCGTCGGGCACATCCAGCCGATCGAGCAAGCTGATCCACGGCGGGCTGCGCTATCTGGAAATGCTCGACTTCGCCCTCGTGCGCGAAGCACTCAAGGAGCGGGGCCTGCTGCTGGAACGGCTCGCCCCGCACCTGGTGAAACCCGTCCCCTTCCTCTACCCGCTGCAGCACAAGGGCTGGGAGCGGCTGTACGCGGGATCCGGCGTCGCGCTCTACGACGCGATGTCCCTGTCGTCGGGACACGGCAGGGGCCTGCCGACACACCGTCACCTGAGCCGCCGCCACGCCCTGCGGGTGGCGCCCGCGTTGAAGAAGGACGCGCTGGTCGGAGCGTTGCAGTACTACGACGCGCAGATGGACGACGCCCGCTATGTCACCACCCTGGTGCGCACCGCGTCCTCGTACGGCGCACAGGTCGCCAACCGGGCCCGGGTGGTGGGCTTCCTGCGCGAGGGCGAACGCGTCGTCGGCGCCCGGGTGCAGGACGGAGAGGCTGGCGGAGAGTACGAGATCCGCGCCAAGCAGGTGGTCAACGCGACCGGGGTGTGGACCGACGACACCCAGGCGCTGATCGGGGAGAGGGGGCAGTTCCATGTACGGGCCTCGAAGGGTATCCACCTGGTCGTGCCCAAGGACCGGATCCACTCGAATACCGGCCTGATCCTGCGGACCGAGAAGTCCGTGCTCTTCGTGATCCCCTGGGGCCGGCACTGGATCGTCGGCACCACCGACACCGACTGGGACCTGGACAAGGCGCACCCCGCCGCGTCCAGCGCCGACATCGACTACCTGCTCGAACACGTCAACTCGGTGCTCGCGGTGCCGCTGACCCGGGACGACGTCCAGGGCGTATACGCCGGCCTGCGGCCGCTGCTCGCCGGGGAGTCCGACGCGACGAGCAAGCTCTCGCGCGAACACACCGTCGCGCACCCGGTGCCCGGTCTCGTGGTCGTGGCGGGCGGCAAGTACACGACGTACCGGGTGATGGCGAAGGACGCCGTCGACGAGGCGGTGCACGCGCTCGACCAGCGGGTGGCGGCCTGCGTCACCGAGGACGTGCCGCTGCTCGGCGCCGAGGGCTACAAGGCCCTGTGGAACGCCAGGGCGAGGATCGCGGCCAGGACCGGGCTCCATGTGGTGCGCGTGGAGCACCTGTTGAACCGTTACGGCTCGATGGCCGAGGACCTCCTGGAGCTGATCACCGCCGACCCCGCGCTCGGCGAACCGCTCGCCGCGGCGGACGACTACCTGCGCGCCGAGATCGTGTACGCGGCATCGCACGAGGGAGCCCGCCACCTCGACGACGTACTGACCCGCCGGACCCGGATCTCCATCGAGACCTTCGACCGCGGCACCCGCTCGGCCCGGGAGTGCGCGGAGCTGATGGCGCCGGTCCTCGGTTGGGACACCAAGCAGATCGAGAAGGAGGTGGAGCACTACGAGAAGCGGGTGGAGGCCGAGCGGGAGTCGCAGCGCCAGCCCGACGACCTGACGGCGGACGCGGCCCGGCTCGGGGCGCCGGACATCGCACCGGTCTGA
- a CDS encoding nucleotide sugar dehydrogenase, which yields MPADLAVIGLGHLGLPLAQAAVAAGIQTVGHDTDPHAVAELTAGRTPVDGSLTPADLRRMLAGGFRATSDPAELGRVRTAVICAPTTLGADRTLDLGAVGDAARALAGRLRPHTTVILESAGYPGTTEEFLRPLLEEGSGLRAGRDFHLACSPSRIDPGNRTHSFAATPKVIGGLTPACTESAAAFYGRLTDKVVRARGLREAEMSKLLETNFRHVNIALVNEMAVLCHDMGVDLWDVIRCSETKPFGFQAFRPGPGVGGHGIPLDPAPLPYAGLRMVGLAREINAHMPSYVIQRSTTLLNEHGKSARGARVLLLGVTYKPDSADQEGSPAREIAGRLMDLGAQITYHDPHVPTWRVRDQPVPRADSLYEAAAHADLTVLLQHHRTYDLQGLAVKAQLLLDTRGATPAGAAHRL from the coding sequence ATGCCCGCAGACCTCGCCGTCATCGGACTCGGCCACCTGGGCCTGCCCCTCGCCCAAGCCGCCGTCGCCGCCGGCATCCAGACCGTCGGCCACGACACCGATCCACACGCCGTCGCCGAACTCACCGCGGGGCGCACCCCCGTCGACGGCTCGCTCACCCCCGCCGATCTGCGCCGCATGCTCGCGGGAGGCTTCCGCGCCACGTCCGACCCCGCCGAACTGGGCCGGGTCCGTACCGCCGTCATCTGCGCCCCCACCACCCTGGGCGCCGACCGCACCCTCGACCTCGGCGCGGTGGGCGACGCCGCCCGCGCGCTGGCCGGCCGGCTGCGGCCGCACACCACCGTCATCCTGGAATCGGCCGGATACCCCGGAACCACCGAGGAATTCCTGCGCCCGCTCCTCGAAGAGGGCTCGGGCCTGCGGGCCGGGCGGGACTTCCACCTCGCCTGCTCCCCGAGCCGCATCGACCCCGGCAACCGCACCCACAGCTTCGCCGCGACCCCCAAGGTCATCGGCGGGCTCACCCCGGCCTGCACGGAATCCGCCGCCGCGTTCTACGGCCGCCTCACCGACAAGGTGGTGCGCGCCCGGGGGCTGCGCGAGGCCGAGATGTCCAAGCTGCTCGAAACCAACTTCCGGCACGTCAACATCGCCCTGGTCAACGAAATGGCCGTGCTCTGCCACGACATGGGCGTCGACCTCTGGGACGTCATCCGCTGCTCAGAGACCAAGCCGTTCGGCTTCCAGGCCTTCCGGCCGGGCCCCGGCGTCGGCGGTCACGGCATCCCGCTCGACCCGGCCCCGCTGCCCTACGCGGGCCTGCGCATGGTGGGCCTCGCCCGCGAGATCAACGCGCACATGCCCAGCTACGTGATCCAGCGTTCCACCACGCTCCTGAACGAGCACGGCAAATCGGCCCGCGGCGCCCGTGTCCTGCTCCTCGGCGTGACCTACAAGCCGGACTCCGCCGACCAGGAGGGCTCCCCCGCCCGCGAGATCGCCGGGCGCCTGATGGACCTGGGCGCACAGATCACCTACCACGACCCCCACGTGCCGACCTGGCGTGTCCGCGACCAGCCGGTGCCGCGCGCCGACTCGCTCTACGAGGCCGCCGCCCACGCCGATCTGACGGTGCTGCTCCAGCACCACCGCACCTACGACCTCCAGGGCCTCGCGGTCAAGGCGCAGCTCCTCCTGGACACCCGTGGCGCGACTCCGGCGGGAGCCGCGCACCGGCTGTGA
- a CDS encoding GuaB3 family IMP dehydrogenase-related protein: MTEIEIGRGKRGRRAYAFDDIAIVPSRRTRDPKEVSIAWQIDAYRFELPFLAAPMDSVVSPKTAIRIGELGGLGVLNLEGLWTRYEDPQPLLDEIADLDEATASRRLQEIYAAPIKEELIGQRIKEVRDSGVVTAAALSPQRTAQFSKAVVDAGVDIFVIRGTTVSAEHVSGAAEPLNLKQFIYELDVPVIVGGCATYTAALHLMRTGAAGVLVGFGGGAAHTTRNVLGIQVPMATAVADVAAARRDYMDESGGRYVHVIADGGVGWSGDIPKAVACGADAVMMGSPLARATDAPGHGHHWGMEAVHEDVPRGKLVDLGIVGTTEEILTGPSHTPDGSMNLFGALRRSMATTGYSELKEFQRVEVTVADAQHKR, translated from the coding sequence GTGACTGAGATCGAGATCGGGCGCGGCAAGCGCGGCCGCAGGGCGTACGCGTTCGACGACATCGCCATCGTCCCGAGCCGGCGTACCCGGGACCCGAAGGAGGTCTCGATCGCCTGGCAGATCGACGCCTACCGTTTCGAGCTGCCCTTCCTGGCCGCCCCCATGGACTCCGTGGTCTCGCCGAAGACGGCGATCCGCATCGGTGAGCTCGGCGGCCTCGGCGTGCTCAACCTCGAGGGTCTGTGGACCCGGTACGAGGACCCGCAGCCGCTGCTCGACGAGATCGCCGATCTCGACGAGGCGACCGCGAGCCGCCGCCTCCAGGAGATCTACGCGGCGCCCATCAAGGAAGAGCTGATCGGGCAGCGCATCAAGGAGGTGCGCGACTCCGGTGTCGTCACCGCCGCCGCGCTCTCCCCGCAGCGCACCGCCCAGTTCTCCAAGGCGGTCGTGGACGCGGGGGTCGACATCTTCGTCATCCGCGGCACCACCGTCTCGGCCGAGCACGTCTCGGGTGCGGCCGAGCCGCTCAACCTGAAGCAGTTCATCTACGAGCTGGACGTTCCGGTCATCGTGGGCGGCTGCGCCACCTACACGGCGGCCCTGCACCTGATGCGCACCGGCGCGGCCGGCGTCCTGGTGGGCTTCGGCGGCGGCGCCGCGCACACCACGCGCAACGTCCTGGGCATCCAGGTTCCGATGGCCACCGCCGTCGCCGATGTCGCCGCGGCCCGCCGCGACTACATGGACGAGTCCGGCGGCCGCTACGTGCACGTCATCGCGGACGGCGGCGTGGGCTGGTCGGGCGACATCCCCAAGGCCGTCGCGTGTGGCGCCGATGCGGTGATGATGGGCTCCCCGCTGGCCCGCGCGACCGACGCGCCGGGCCACGGCCACCACTGGGGCATGGAGGCCGTCCACGAGGACGTGCCGCGCGGCAAGCTAGTCGACCTGGGCATCGTGGGCACCACCGAGGAGATCCTCACCGGTCCCTCGCACACCCCGGACGGCTCGATGAACCTGTTCGGCGCCCTGCGCCGCTCGATGGCGACGACCGGCTACAGCGAACTCAAGGAGTTCCAGCGGGTCGAGGTCACGGTGGCGGACGCGCAGCACAAGCGCTGA
- the guaB gene encoding IMP dehydrogenase, protein MTANVDGVPEKFATLGLTYDDVLLLPGSSDMAPDQIDTSSYLSKNVKVNVPLLSAAMDKVTEARMAIAMARQGGAGVLHRNLSIEDQANQVDLVKRSESGMVTDPITVHPDATLREADELCAKFRISGVPVTDSAGKLLGIVTNRDMAFESDRSRQVREVMTPMPLVTGKVGISGVDAMELLRRHKIEKLPLVDDAGILKGLITVKDFVKAEKYPHAAKDKDGRLLVGAAVGVAGDAYERAQALIAAGVDFIVVDTAHGHSRLVGDMVAKIKSNSSGVDLIGGNIATRDGAQALIDSGVDGIKVGVGPGSICTTRVVAGIGVPQVTAIYEASLAAKAAGVPVIGDGGLQYSGDIAKALVAGADTVMLGSLLAGCEESPGELLFINGKQFKSYRGMGSLGAMQSRGDQRSFSKDRYFQETVSTDDKLIPEGIEGQVPYRGPLSAVVHQLVGGLRQSMFYVGGRTVPELQANGKFVRITSAGLKESHPHDIQMTVEAPNYNKR, encoded by the coding sequence ATGACTGCAAACGTCGACGGAGTGCCCGAGAAGTTCGCGACGCTCGGGCTGACATACGACGACGTCCTGCTCCTGCCGGGCTCGTCCGACATGGCGCCCGACCAGATCGACACCTCCTCTTATCTGTCGAAGAACGTCAAGGTGAACGTCCCGCTGCTCTCGGCGGCGATGGACAAGGTCACCGAGGCGCGCATGGCCATCGCCATGGCCCGTCAGGGCGGCGCCGGCGTGCTGCACCGCAACCTCTCCATCGAGGACCAGGCCAACCAGGTCGACCTGGTGAAGCGCTCCGAGTCCGGCATGGTCACCGACCCGATCACCGTGCACCCGGACGCCACGCTGCGCGAGGCCGACGAGCTGTGCGCCAAGTTCCGCATCAGCGGCGTCCCGGTGACCGACTCGGCGGGCAAGCTGCTCGGCATCGTCACCAACCGCGACATGGCCTTCGAGTCGGACCGCAGCCGCCAGGTGCGCGAAGTCATGACGCCGATGCCGCTCGTCACCGGCAAGGTCGGCATCTCCGGCGTGGACGCCATGGAGCTGCTGCGCCGCCACAAGATCGAGAAGCTGCCGCTCGTCGACGACGCCGGGATCCTCAAGGGCCTCATCACGGTCAAGGACTTCGTCAAGGCCGAGAAGTACCCCCACGCCGCCAAGGACAAGGACGGCCGGCTGCTCGTCGGTGCGGCCGTAGGCGTCGCGGGCGACGCCTACGAGCGCGCCCAGGCGCTGATCGCCGCCGGCGTCGACTTCATCGTCGTGGACACCGCGCACGGGCACTCCCGCCTGGTCGGCGACATGGTCGCCAAGATCAAGTCGAACTCCTCGGGCGTCGACCTCATCGGCGGCAACATCGCCACCCGTGACGGCGCCCAGGCGCTCATCGACTCGGGCGTCGACGGCATCAAGGTCGGCGTGGGCCCCGGTTCCATCTGCACCACCCGCGTCGTCGCCGGCATCGGCGTCCCGCAGGTCACCGCGATCTACGAGGCCTCGCTCGCCGCCAAGGCCGCGGGCGTCCCCGTCATCGGCGACGGCGGCCTGCAGTACTCGGGCGACATCGCCAAGGCCCTCGTCGCGGGCGCCGACACGGTGATGCTCGGTTCGCTGCTCGCGGGCTGCGAGGAGTCGCCCGGCGAGCTGCTCTTCATCAACGGCAAGCAGTTCAAGTCGTACCGCGGCATGGGCTCGCTCGGCGCGATGCAGTCCCGCGGCGACCAGCGTTCGTTCTCCAAGGACCGGTACTTCCAGGAGACCGTCTCCACCGACGACAAGCTGATCCCCGAGGGCATCGAGGGCCAGGTGCCCTACCGCGGCCCGCTCTCCGCCGTCGTCCACCAGCTCGTCGGCGGCCTGCGCCAGTCGATGTTCTACGTCGGTGGCCGCACCGTGCCCGAGCTCCAGGCCAACGGCAAGTTCGTCCGGATCACCTCGGCGGGCCTCAAGGAGAGCCACCCGCACGACATCCAGATGACGGTCGAGGCGCCGAACTACAACAAGCGCTGA
- a CDS encoding sigma-70 family RNA polymerase sigma factor, with protein MRDDEATAQGVIGALVHRAVDGDEQATHDLLAHVHPLALRYCRTRLNRLPGDARHFVEDLAQEVCVAVLMALPRYRDTGRPFEAFVFAIASHKVADLQRAAMRHPGSTAVPSDEMPERPDDSLGPEERALLSSDAAWAKKLLANLPENQRELLVLRVAVGLTAEETGQMLGMSPGAVRVAQHRALSRLRALAEQ; from the coding sequence ATGCGCGACGACGAGGCTACGGCGCAAGGGGTCATCGGTGCCCTCGTTCACCGTGCTGTCGACGGCGACGAGCAGGCCACGCACGATCTGCTCGCCCATGTCCACCCGCTCGCGCTGCGCTACTGCCGCACGCGCCTGAACCGGCTGCCGGGTGATGCTCGCCACTTCGTCGAGGACCTCGCCCAGGAAGTCTGTGTCGCCGTCCTGATGGCGCTGCCGCGCTACCGCGACACGGGGCGCCCCTTCGAGGCCTTCGTCTTCGCCATCGCCTCGCACAAGGTCGCCGACCTCCAACGGGCCGCGATGCGCCACCCGGGCTCGACGGCCGTGCCCTCCGACGAGATGCCGGAGCGGCCCGACGACTCGCTCGGACCCGAGGAGCGCGCGCTGCTCAGCAGTGACGCCGCCTGGGCCAAGAAGCTCCTCGCCAACCTGCCGGAGAACCAGCGGGAGCTGTTGGTGCTGAGGGTCGCCGTCGGGCTCACCGCCGAGGAGACCGGGCAGATGCTGGGCATGTCGCCGGGCGCGGTCCGTGTCGCCCAGCACCGCGCCCTGAGCCGGCTGCGCGCCCTGGCCGAGCAATAG